A window from Flavobacterium sp. 83 encodes these proteins:
- a CDS encoding AMP-binding protein: MNYKDFYTKSIQHPEEFWADQANAIEWYNKPETILSKGENEYPLWYKDGELNVCYLALDKHIQDGFGDQVALIYDSPVTQTVKKYTFSEVKIEVAKLAGGMQSLGLKKGDNAVIYMPMIPQAAFAMLACARIGVTHSVVFGGFAPHELAIRIDDCKPRVIITASSGIEIDRLIAYKPLVDEAIELASHRPKKVIVFNRKLGARVPFKKYDVDYDALVYGSEETACVPVNTTHPLYILYTSGTTGKPKGVVRDTGGCAVALKFSMTHIYNVKPDEVFWAASDVGWVVGHSFIVYGPLINRNATIVFEGKPIRTPDASTFWRIIAEHKVNAMFTAPTAIRAIKKEDPNGDFIKQYDLSSLKTQFLAGERCDVATLEWYSEHIPVPAIDHWWQTESGWPMIANMMGVEQLPIKPGSVGKAVCGYDIKIFGEDGTELGPNEEGFVVLKLPLPPGTLLDLWNDNPRFKAGYLDKFPGYYFSGDGGFKDDEDYIFITGRVDDVINVAGHRLSTAEMEEIVASHSSVAECAVIGINDALKGQIPLALVVTKLNEEIEHFQLEQEVIKLVRQKIGAVASLRNVVLVERLPKTRSGKILRKLMRSIADGDDYQIPSTIDDENIVGEIDTVLKKYEIGIYNKKQE, encoded by the coding sequence ATGAATTACAAAGATTTTTATACTAAAAGCATCCAGCATCCAGAAGAATTTTGGGCTGATCAGGCAAACGCAATCGAGTGGTACAATAAACCGGAAACTATTTTGTCGAAAGGCGAAAATGAATATCCGCTTTGGTACAAAGATGGAGAATTGAATGTTTGTTATTTAGCATTAGACAAGCACATTCAAGATGGTTTTGGAGACCAAGTTGCTCTTATTTATGATTCCCCTGTAACACAAACTGTAAAAAAATATACTTTTTCGGAAGTAAAAATTGAAGTGGCAAAGCTCGCAGGAGGCATGCAATCATTAGGTTTGAAAAAAGGCGACAATGCCGTTATATACATGCCAATGATTCCTCAAGCTGCCTTTGCAATGTTAGCTTGCGCAAGAATTGGAGTAACACATTCGGTAGTTTTTGGTGGTTTTGCACCGCATGAATTGGCTATTAGAATTGACGATTGCAAACCCCGAGTGATTATAACTGCTTCTTCAGGAATCGAAATTGATCGCTTAATCGCATACAAACCATTAGTGGATGAAGCAATTGAACTAGCTTCACACAGACCAAAGAAAGTAATTGTTTTCAATAGAAAATTAGGCGCGAGAGTTCCGTTTAAAAAATATGATGTTGATTATGATGCCTTAGTTTACGGCTCCGAAGAAACTGCTTGTGTTCCGGTAAATACAACCCATCCTTTGTACATTCTTTACACATCAGGAACTACAGGAAAACCAAAAGGAGTTGTGAGAGATACCGGCGGTTGTGCCGTAGCGCTAAAATTCTCCATGACACATATCTATAATGTAAAACCAGATGAAGTTTTTTGGGCTGCATCGGATGTGGGTTGGGTAGTTGGACACAGTTTTATCGTTTATGGCCCTTTAATTAATAGAAATGCGACCATTGTTTTTGAAGGAAAACCAATCAGAACTCCAGATGCAAGTACATTTTGGAGAATAATTGCCGAGCACAAAGTCAATGCCATGTTCACGGCTCCAACAGCTATTCGTGCAATCAAAAAAGAGGACCCTAACGGTGATTTCATAAAGCAATACGATTTGAGTTCGTTGAAAACTCAATTTCTTGCTGGAGAACGTTGTGATGTTGCTACATTAGAATGGTATTCCGAACACATTCCTGTTCCCGCAATTGACCATTGGTGGCAAACAGAATCAGGCTGGCCAATGATTGCTAATATGATGGGCGTTGAACAATTGCCTATAAAACCTGGTTCCGTAGGGAAAGCAGTTTGTGGTTATGACATCAAAATTTTTGGCGAAGACGGAACCGAATTAGGTCCTAATGAAGAAGGGTTTGTAGTACTTAAATTACCTTTACCTCCGGGTACTTTACTTGATTTATGGAATGATAATCCTAGATTCAAAGCCGGGTATTTGGATAAATTCCCAGGCTATTATTTCTCTGGGGATGGCGGATTTAAAGATGATGAAGATTACATTTTTATCACTGGAAGAGTGGATGATGTAATCAATGTTGCAGGACATCGCCTTTCAACAGCCGAAATGGAGGAAATAGTTGCTTCGCATTCTTCCGTTGCAGAGTGCGCCGTTATTGGAATAAATGACGCTTTGAAAGGGCAAATTCCTTTGGCTTTGGTTGTAACCAAATTAAATGAAGAAATAGAGCATTTTCAATTGGAACAAGAAGTAATAAAATTAGTGCGTCAAAAAATTGGCGCAGTAGCTTCTTTGAGAAATGTAGTACTTGTGGAACGCCTACCTAAAACCCGTTCGGGAAAAATCCTTCGAAAATTAATGCGCAGCATTGCAGATGGGGATGACTATCAAATCCCATCAACAATTGATGATGAAAATATCGTTGGTGAAATTGATACCGTATTAAAAAAATATGAAATTGGAATTTATAATAAAAAACAAGAATAA
- a CDS encoding response regulator transcription factor, translating to MKKILIVDDEPNIVMSLEYTFKKNNFEVFIARDGQEALEILKNQLPDVIILDVMMPMVDGYATLEQIKKDERLKHCKVIFLTAKNKEKDIEKGLSLGANLYVVKPFSLKKLVEQVQDLIQ from the coding sequence ATGAAAAAAATTTTAATTGTAGATGACGAACCAAATATTGTAATGTCGCTCGAATACACATTCAAAAAGAACAATTTTGAAGTTTTCATTGCACGCGACGGACAGGAAGCTTTAGAGATTTTGAAAAATCAACTTCCTGATGTAATCATTCTGGATGTAATGATGCCAATGGTTGACGGCTACGCTACATTGGAACAAATTAAAAAAGACGAACGACTGAAACATTGCAAGGTCATTTTCCTAACGGCAAAAAATAAAGAAAAAGACATTGAAAAAGGCCTTTCATTAGGTGCAAATCTCTATGTCGTCAAACCCTTTTCCTTAAAAAAATTAGTAGAACAAGTGCAGGATTTAATTCAATAA
- a CDS encoding sensor histidine kinase has translation MSSIGLLLILALYVSILFFIAYWAEKRSHSKWTNNPYIYSFSLAVYCTAWTYYGSIGVAAESGLSYLPIYLGPIIIIPTWMVILKRIIRISRVNKISSIADFISLRYGNSRFLGALVTMICVFGIVPYISLQLKSISDTFHIVTKTQSSNNIFTDTTTYVCLALALFASYYGTKYVDASEKRRGIVTAVAMESILKLVFFLIIGIYVTYFVYDGFGDIYAKAAVLENFEKKNSIGDLTNGINWFFLCLLSMFAIFLLPRQFHTAIVENNKETHIRTAIWLFPLYLLLFNIFVFPIAWGGNILFQGKGLNSDTYSLLIPQFFNNNFLTVLVFLGGFSAAISMIIVSSIALATMLSNNLLIPYGFIGSLENSSQEKNSKRIVNSRKIGIFSLIILAYAIYRIFILDYSLVSIGLVSFVVIGQLAPSFFGALFWRRGSKKGAITGIIVGFLICFYTLLIPYAIGITKSSSLFIQEGPWGIALLKPFQLFGLDYLEPIPHAVFWSLFFNVICYAAISVSFKGNYRERNYAEMFVDIDKYITNHEDAFVWKGTAYISDIQKVLQRFLGEERTKRAMTIFNLKYNIDKNITTADARFIKFAENLLTGHIGTASAKILISSVVKEDKISLTEVLRILEESKENIIINKKLTDTSNELKKISIQLKNANQELVNKDIQKDEFLDTVTHELRTPITAIRAASEILHDDDDIPEELRKQFLLNIISESDRLNRLIDKILDLEKFETGKQKIYLSKNNISKTVEKTMLSVNQLIKNKKISIEFNEASKEIKAFYDEERIIQVIYNLLSNAIKFSSETDGKISIKITEKKEVVEVSIHNNGKGIKDEDFEAIFDKFYQSRNQNVKKPIGSGLGLAICKQIIEHHKGKIWAESTEGNGATFIFTLPNYNTTENY, from the coding sequence ATGAGTAGCATAGGACTTTTATTGATTTTAGCACTTTACGTATCCATTCTTTTTTTCATTGCCTATTGGGCCGAAAAAAGAAGCCATTCAAAATGGACAAACAATCCCTACATCTATTCTTTTTCCTTAGCGGTTTATTGCACCGCATGGACCTATTATGGAAGCATTGGTGTTGCAGCAGAATCTGGTTTAAGCTACTTGCCTATTTACTTAGGTCCAATAATAATTATCCCCACCTGGATGGTTATCCTCAAGAGAATTATCCGAATTTCGAGAGTAAATAAAATCTCTAGTATTGCGGATTTTATTTCTTTACGATACGGAAACAGCAGATTTCTTGGTGCATTGGTTACTATGATTTGTGTTTTTGGCATTGTTCCCTATATTTCTTTACAGTTAAAATCAATTTCAGACACTTTTCATATTGTTACAAAAACGCAATCAAGTAATAATATTTTTACGGACACTACTACTTATGTTTGTCTGGCGCTCGCTTTATTTGCCTCGTATTACGGAACAAAATACGTAGACGCTTCCGAGAAAAGACGCGGAATCGTTACGGCAGTCGCAATGGAATCTATCCTGAAATTAGTTTTCTTTTTAATTATCGGGATTTATGTAACCTATTTTGTTTACGATGGTTTCGGAGACATTTACGCCAAAGCTGCTGTCCTTGAAAATTTCGAAAAAAAGAATTCGATCGGTGACTTAACAAATGGAATAAATTGGTTTTTCCTTTGCCTACTATCCATGTTTGCCATTTTTTTATTACCAAGACAGTTTCATACCGCAATTGTTGAAAATAATAAAGAAACTCATATTCGAACAGCGATATGGCTTTTTCCATTGTATTTATTGCTATTCAATATTTTTGTTTTCCCAATTGCTTGGGGAGGAAATATCCTTTTTCAGGGAAAAGGACTCAATTCTGACACCTATTCCTTGTTGATCCCTCAATTTTTCAACAATAATTTCTTGACCGTTTTAGTATTTCTCGGCGGATTTTCGGCTGCCATATCCATGATTATTGTTTCGTCTATTGCATTGGCAACCATGCTAAGTAATAACCTGTTGATTCCTTACGGTTTCATTGGTTCCCTCGAGAATTCTTCTCAAGAAAAGAACAGCAAACGAATCGTGAACAGTAGAAAAATAGGCATTTTTTCGCTCATCATTTTGGCGTATGCCATCTATAGAATTTTCATTTTAGATTACTCTTTGGTTTCCATCGGCTTGGTTTCTTTTGTAGTTATCGGACAATTAGCACCTTCGTTTTTTGGAGCATTATTCTGGAGAAGAGGTTCGAAAAAAGGAGCTATAACAGGAATTATTGTTGGTTTTTTGATTTGTTTTTACACTTTATTAATTCCCTACGCCATTGGAATCACAAAATCGTCGAGCCTCTTTATTCAGGAAGGCCCATGGGGAATTGCATTGTTGAAACCGTTTCAACTTTTTGGATTGGATTATCTAGAACCTATTCCCCACGCTGTTTTTTGGAGTTTGTTTTTTAATGTTATCTGTTATGCCGCTATTTCTGTAAGTTTCAAAGGGAATTACAGGGAACGTAATTATGCCGAGATGTTTGTGGATATTGACAAATACATCACCAATCATGAAGATGCATTTGTATGGAAAGGAACGGCCTATATTTCTGATATTCAAAAAGTTTTACAGCGATTTTTGGGAGAAGAAAGAACAAAAAGAGCCATGACCATTTTCAATTTAAAATACAATATTGATAAAAACATCACCACCGCCGATGCACGGTTTATAAAGTTTGCGGAGAATTTATTGACAGGACATATTGGTACGGCTTCCGCCAAAATATTAATATCAAGTGTTGTAAAAGAAGATAAAATTAGCCTGACTGAAGTATTGCGAATTCTCGAAGAATCCAAGGAGAACATAATTATCAACAAGAAATTAACGGATACTTCCAATGAATTAAAAAAAATATCCATTCAACTGAAAAATGCCAATCAGGAATTGGTCAATAAAGACATTCAAAAAGACGAATTTCTGGACACGGTAACCCATGAGTTACGAACTCCAATAACCGCGATTCGCGCAGCAAGCGAAATCCTTCATGACGATGACGATATTCCAGAGGAATTGAGAAAACAGTTCTTGCTAAACATCATTTCCGAATCGGATCGTTTGAATCGTTTGATAGACAAGATTCTGGATTTAGAAAAATTCGAAACGGGAAAACAAAAAATTTATCTTTCGAAAAATAACATTTCTAAAACCGTTGAAAAAACAATGCTTTCAGTGAATCAATTGATTAAAAACAAAAAAATAAGCATTGAGTTCAATGAAGCCTCTAAAGAAATAAAAGCCTTTTATGATGAAGAACGAATCATTCAGGTCATTTATAATTTGTTATCAAACGCTATTAAGTTCAGTTCAGAAACTGATGGAAAAATTAGCATCAAAATAACAGAGAAAAAAGAAGTTGTTGAAGTCAGCATCCATAATAATGGCAAAGGAATTAAAGATGAAGATTTTGAAGCCATTTTTGATAAATTTTATCAATCAAGAAATCAAAATGTAAAAAAACCAATTGGCAGTGGATTAGGGCTAGCCATTTGTAAACAGATTATAGAGCACCATAAAGGAAAAATTTGGGCTGAAAGTACTGAAGGAAATGGAGCTACATTTATTTTTACGCTGCCCAATTATAATACTACTGAAAATTATTAA
- a CDS encoding DUF6814 family protein, translating into MNQIKRVLGLVWIALAIAAAYFCIFTFGLPKFMSGKQEDLVFGIIILFILTPLIVLGLGTFGYFSLMGDYDEKK; encoded by the coding sequence ATGAATCAGATAAAAAGAGTTTTAGGATTAGTTTGGATCGCATTAGCAATTGCAGCTGCCTATTTTTGCATCTTTACCTTTGGATTGCCAAAATTCATGTCCGGTAAACAAGAGGATTTAGTATTTGGAATTATCATCTTATTTATACTAACACCATTAATTGTTTTAGGGCTAGGTACCTTTGGCTATTTTTCCTTAATGGGTGATTACGATGAAAAAAAATAA
- a CDS encoding MFS transporter, producing the protein MKEKSTKGIWKVISASSMGTMIEWYDFYIFGSLAVVISTKFFPADNPTAAFLATLATFAVGFVVRPFGALFFGRLGDLIGRKYTFMVTLLLMGGATFLIGCIPSYETIGFMAPLLVLVLRMLQGLALGGEYGGAATYVAEHAPVGQRGYWTSWIQTTATVGLFISLMVILATRNVLTPEQFDEWGWRVPFWVSIIMVGVSYLIRKNMDESPVFAKAKSEGKTSSNPLKESFGNRYNLKFVLLALFGATMGQGVVWYTGQFYAMSFMKTVMSIDSSQVDTLLGIALILGTPFFIVFGWLSDKVGRKYIMMGGMLLAILLYRPIYKQMYETTSVKNKTEIVANTKVVSELKENKKQTMDSIYTTNKEYSDGTTFLEVKTVSLENGKAKIVDGKPKIETKTTININWNDKWTLIFLIFIQVLFVTMVYGPIAAFLVEMFPAKIRYTSMSLPYHVGNGIFGGLLPAISTYFVTHGKDAGDAEFYLEGLWYPIVIASVCFVVGMIYIKNKDKNAHI; encoded by the coding sequence ATGAAAGAAAAATCAACAAAAGGAATTTGGAAAGTCATTTCCGCATCCTCCATGGGAACAATGATTGAATGGTATGATTTCTACATTTTTGGAAGTTTAGCCGTTGTAATTTCAACTAAATTTTTCCCTGCCGATAATCCAACAGCAGCCTTTTTGGCAACACTAGCCACTTTTGCAGTTGGTTTTGTAGTTCGTCCATTCGGAGCACTTTTCTTCGGAAGATTAGGAGATTTAATTGGAAGAAAATATACGTTCATGGTTACCCTACTTTTAATGGGGGGAGCTACATTCCTAATAGGTTGTATTCCTAGTTATGAAACTATTGGATTCATGGCGCCTTTATTAGTATTAGTATTGAGAATGCTTCAGGGTCTTGCTCTTGGTGGTGAATATGGCGGAGCCGCAACTTATGTGGCTGAACATGCACCAGTAGGACAACGCGGATATTGGACTTCATGGATTCAAACTACCGCAACGGTTGGTTTGTTTATTTCATTGATGGTCATTTTGGCTACAAGAAACGTCTTGACACCGGAACAGTTTGACGAATGGGGATGGAGAGTTCCGTTCTGGGTTTCTATCATCATGGTTGGAGTTTCGTATTTGATTCGAAAAAACATGGATGAATCTCCGGTTTTTGCTAAAGCTAAATCTGAAGGAAAAACGAGTTCCAATCCTTTAAAAGAAAGTTTCGGAAATCGTTACAATTTAAAATTTGTTTTATTGGCTTTATTTGGAGCTACCATGGGACAAGGGGTTGTTTGGTACACCGGGCAATTTTACGCCATGAGTTTCATGAAAACGGTTATGTCTATTGATTCTTCTCAAGTGGACACTTTATTAGGAATTGCATTAATTCTAGGAACACCATTTTTCATAGTATTTGGTTGGCTAAGTGATAAAGTAGGTAGAAAATATATTATGATGGGCGGAATGTTATTGGCCATTTTATTATACAGACCTATTTACAAACAAATGTATGAAACCACTTCTGTAAAAAATAAAACTGAAATTGTTGCTAATACAAAAGTAGTTTCTGAACTGAAAGAGAACAAGAAACAAACTATGGATTCCATTTATACCACTAATAAAGAGTACTCTGACGGAACCACATTTCTTGAAGTAAAAACGGTATCTTTAGAGAATGGAAAAGCAAAGATAGTTGACGGAAAACCAAAAATTGAAACCAAAACAACTATCAATATTAATTGGAATGACAAGTGGACTTTAATCTTTTTGATATTTATACAAGTACTGTTTGTAACTATGGTTTACGGTCCTATTGCAGCATTCTTAGTAGAGATGTTCCCCGCAAAAATCAGATACACATCCATGTCATTGCCTTATCACGTAGGAAATGGAATTTTTGGAGGATTGCTCCCTGCCATATCCACTTATTTTGTAACGCATGGTAAAGATGCCGGAGACGCTGAGTTTTATCTGGAAGGACTTTGGTATCCAATTGTTATTGCCTCTGTCTGTTTTGTAGTAGGAATGATTTACATTAAAAATAAAGATAAAAACGCTCACATTTAA
- a CDS encoding DcaP family trimeric outer membrane transporter, whose translation MNKYYFILVLGIASLKGYAQTPAPAVTVSPEKEWDISFYGFVRTDYIWDTRKSVMAREYELNLFPLDEVLDANGKDVNAVGQSNFLSVTSRFGVKIKGPSVWGAKTSSVLEGDFYGNVEGSSIGMLRLRQAYVNMDWSKTSLTMGQTWYPQFIPECFPGVANFNTGIMFNPFGWATQVKLKQMLSKQLSVTFAAYKEREYPTAAAGTVATGTQNAASINSALPSLDAQLQYKGKNVLLGLGAEYKSLQPLTVYNNKATTEKVNSSSIFGYAKYSNDKISIKAYGISGGNLNNLVMLGGYTGTVANGIQTYTPVKTSAFWLDLASNGKNIAPGLFFGYTKNSGSNTAATDFPSIYMRGITVSGTGSAATARVVDNVWRASVRVDFKKNKFRISPEIEYTAATWGKADLFGQANSDKKDVGNLRAMVSCVYAF comes from the coding sequence ATGAATAAATATTATTTCATCCTTGTATTGGGAATTGCTTCTCTAAAAGGATACGCTCAAACTCCGGCCCCAGCGGTTACGGTCTCGCCAGAAAAAGAATGGGATATCAGTTTTTATGGCTTTGTAAGAACGGATTACATTTGGGACACCCGGAAATCTGTAATGGCAAGAGAATATGAATTAAACTTATTTCCTTTGGATGAAGTTCTAGACGCGAATGGAAAAGATGTTAATGCGGTAGGACAATCTAATTTCCTTTCTGTAACTTCCAGATTTGGCGTAAAAATCAAAGGCCCAAGTGTTTGGGGAGCTAAGACATCATCCGTACTAGAAGGGGATTTTTATGGAAATGTAGAAGGATCATCCATTGGAATGTTACGATTAAGACAAGCGTATGTAAATATGGATTGGTCCAAAACATCCTTGACAATGGGACAAACTTGGTATCCACAATTTATTCCTGAATGTTTTCCCGGTGTTGCTAATTTCAATACAGGAATTATGTTCAACCCTTTTGGCTGGGCAACCCAAGTCAAATTAAAACAGATGTTAAGCAAACAGTTATCTGTAACGTTTGCAGCTTACAAAGAGCGAGAATACCCAACTGCCGCTGCGGGAACTGTAGCTACAGGAACTCAAAATGCAGCTTCTATAAATTCAGCGTTACCATCACTTGACGCACAACTGCAATACAAAGGAAAAAATGTATTGTTGGGCCTTGGAGCGGAATACAAATCACTGCAACCTTTGACAGTATACAACAATAAAGCAACTACCGAAAAAGTGAATAGTTCATCTATTTTTGGTTATGCTAAATATTCAAATGATAAAATCTCCATTAAAGCATACGGAATTTCAGGCGGAAACTTAAATAATCTTGTTATGTTAGGTGGTTATACAGGAACTGTAGCAAATGGAATTCAAACGTACACTCCAGTTAAGACTAGTGCTTTTTGGCTAGATCTTGCGAGCAATGGTAAAAATATCGCACCCGGATTATTCTTTGGATACACAAAAAATAGCGGGTCAAATACAGCCGCAACCGATTTTCCATCTATTTATATGAGAGGAATTACTGTTTCGGGGACTGGTTCAGCAGCAACAGCCAGAGTTGTAGACAATGTTTGGAGAGCTTCTGTAAGAGTTGATTTTAAGAAAAACAAATTCAGAATCTCACCAGAAATAGAATATACTGCAGCGACTTGGGGCAAAGCGGACCTTTTTGGACAAGCAAACAGCGACAAAAAAGATGTTGGTAACCTAAGAGCAATGGTTTCCTGTGTCTATGCCTTTTAA
- a CDS encoding helix-turn-helix domain-containing protein — MEILACPKCQGNQITKSGVINSKQRYLCKKCRYFFTVNKIGKKIDDYYVTKALQLYLEGLSYREIERIIGVSHVTISNWVKAFNIKKPSHANYHPTYKIFNHLELVEYLKNKALLSGAGMIITELGDKFMLIKWERFKD, encoded by the coding sequence ATGGAGATTTTAGCCTGTCCAAAGTGCCAAGGAAATCAAATCACTAAAAGTGGTGTAATAAACAGCAAACAAAGGTATTTATGTAAAAAATGTAGGTACTTTTTCACTGTTAATAAAATTGGAAAAAAGATAGATGATTACTATGTCACTAAAGCATTACAACTCTACTTGGAAGGATTGAGTTATAGAGAAATTGAACGCATTATCGGGGTTTCCCATGTTACGATAAGCAATTGGGTAAAGGCCTTTAACATAAAAAAACCATCTCATGCTAATTACCACCCTACTTATAAGATATTTAACCATTTAGAACTAGTAGAATATTTAAAAAACAAAGCATTGCTTTCTGGTGCTGGAATGATAATAACAGAGCTTGGAGACAAATTTATGCTTATAAAATGGGAACGTTTTAAAGATTAG